One window of the Runella slithyformis DSM 19594 genome contains the following:
- a CDS encoding GNAT family N-acetyltransferase, with product MQIIVARTNEHFAAAVMLFKEYASGLGIDLQFQKFDDELQILPTMYGPPTGELWLVQSDEQFVGCTALRQLNKHTCELKRMFIQPDFRRRHLGEQLMNTALSTARTLGYESMKLDSLRRLEPAVQLYLRYGFTEIPPYNYNPEADVVYFEKNLMSS from the coding sequence ATGCAGATAATCGTTGCCCGAACGAACGAACATTTTGCGGCGGCCGTCATGCTTTTCAAAGAGTATGCGTCCGGACTTGGGATTGATCTACAGTTCCAGAAATTTGACGATGAGCTGCAAATTCTGCCAACCATGTATGGGCCGCCAACGGGCGAGTTATGGCTTGTCCAATCCGATGAGCAATTTGTGGGCTGTACAGCTTTAAGGCAGTTGAATAAGCATACCTGTGAACTAAAACGTATGTTTATACAACCGGATTTTCGCAGACGTCATTTGGGAGAACAACTCATGAATACTGCATTAAGTACTGCACGAACGCTTGGTTATGAATCTATGAAATTGGACAGCCTTCGACGTTTAGAGCCTGCCGTTCAACTATATCTTCGTTATGGCTTTACTGAAATCCCCCCTTACAATTACAATCCTGAGGCAGACGTCGTTTATTTTGAGAAAAACCTCATGAGCTCGTAA
- the thrC gene encoding threonine synthase yields MILYSTKNRQLKANLEEAVFRSLPADNGLYMPEHIPTVSEEFLKNIDQLTFNEIAFEVSKSLLNEDIPENDIRMIVERAFDFDAPVVPIEVNIRCLELFHGPSMAFKDFGARFMASLMSYFLGRSQKEIHILVATSGDTGGAVAQGFHNVPGISVTILYPKGKVSDIQEKQLTTLGGNVTALEVEGTFDDCQALVKQAFLDKELTQKYNLASANSINISRLIPQSFYYFRAYAQVKHLGLPVVFSVPSGNFGNLSAGILAHRMGLPVDHFVAVTNRNNVVPKYLENGAYTPSPSVETVSNAMDVGNPSNFVRLTRFFDDEWSQVKNDVSGFWFNDEQTKAAMQDVYERQGYLMCPHTAVAYLGLKEYMNLINKEVLGVFLSTAHYAKFLNVVEDALGTAEVNIPTRLSVLLSKTKESIPMSTRFEDFKNYLLS; encoded by the coding sequence ATGATTTTATACAGTACGAAGAATCGACAGCTTAAAGCTAATCTTGAAGAAGCGGTATTTCGGAGTCTTCCGGCTGATAATGGATTATATATGCCTGAACATATTCCGACGGTGTCGGAGGAATTTCTGAAAAATATTGATCAATTGACATTTAACGAAATTGCGTTCGAGGTTTCAAAATCCTTGTTGAATGAGGATATTCCTGAAAATGATATCCGGATGATCGTGGAGCGAGCCTTTGATTTTGATGCTCCGGTGGTTCCGATTGAAGTCAATATCCGGTGCCTCGAACTTTTTCATGGCCCTTCCATGGCATTTAAAGATTTTGGAGCCCGTTTCATGGCGTCACTGATGTCTTATTTTTTGGGGCGCTCGCAAAAAGAAATACATATTCTGGTAGCTACGTCCGGTGATACAGGCGGTGCGGTAGCTCAGGGGTTTCATAATGTGCCCGGTATAAGTGTTACGATTTTATACCCAAAGGGAAAAGTAAGTGATATTCAGGAAAAACAATTAACAACACTGGGTGGAAATGTGACGGCGTTGGAAGTCGAGGGTACGTTTGATGATTGTCAGGCGCTGGTTAAACAGGCGTTTTTGGACAAAGAATTAACGCAAAAGTATAACCTTGCCTCTGCGAACTCCATCAATATTTCGCGATTGATTCCGCAGTCTTTTTATTATTTCAGAGCCTATGCACAAGTAAAACACCTAGGGCTTCCCGTTGTGTTTTCAGTCCCGAGCGGTAATTTCGGAAATCTGAGCGCGGGAATTTTAGCCCATCGTATGGGGCTTCCCGTGGATCATTTTGTGGCCGTTACGAATCGTAATAATGTTGTTCCCAAGTATTTGGAAAATGGAGCCTATACACCTTCACCTTCGGTAGAAACAGTTTCAAATGCGATGGACGTAGGTAATCCCAGCAATTTTGTGCGCCTGACCCGCTTTTTCGACGATGAATGGAGCCAAGTGAAAAACGATGTGTCAGGTTTTTGGTTTAATGACGAACAGACCAAAGCCGCTATGCAGGATGTGTATGAGCGTCAGGGGTACCTGATGTGTCCGCATACTGCTGTCGCCTATTTAGGGTTGAAAGAATATATGAATTTAATCAATAAAGAAGTATTAGGTGTCTTTTTGTCAACGGCGCATTATGCCAAGTTTCTTAATGTGGTAGAAGATGCCCTTGGTACCGCAGAAGTGAACATTCCTACCCGTTTGTCAGTGCTGTTGAGCAAAACCAAAGAATCAATTCCAATGAGCACTCGCTTTGAGGATTTTAAAAATTATCTACTTTCATAG
- the bshB1 gene encoding bacillithiol biosynthesis deacetylase BshB1 yields the protein MKLDILAIAAHPDDIELGCAGTLLASIAQGRSVGIVDLTRGELGTRGTPEIRAAEAQAAAKILGAQVRDNVGLPDGFFQNDKEHQLALIPYIRKYQPEIVLANAPEDRHPDHGKGASLIYDACFLAGLRQINTFDEYGNAQTAWRPKFIYHFTQDRYIKPDFVVDITPYWKKKEETIRAFRSQFYDPSSQEPNSYISSPEFLEFVEARSREHGHYIGVKYGEGFTTRRILGVDSLWSLI from the coding sequence ATGAAACTTGATATTTTAGCAATTGCTGCGCATCCTGACGATATAGAGCTGGGATGTGCCGGCACACTATTAGCTTCTATAGCCCAAGGTCGCAGTGTAGGTATTGTCGACCTAACCCGTGGAGAACTGGGAACCAGGGGAACACCTGAGATTCGCGCAGCAGAAGCACAAGCTGCCGCAAAAATATTGGGCGCTCAAGTCCGAGACAATGTTGGATTGCCGGATGGATTTTTTCAAAATGACAAAGAGCACCAGTTGGCTCTTATTCCTTATATAAGGAAGTATCAACCTGAGATCGTATTGGCCAATGCTCCCGAAGACCGACACCCTGATCATGGCAAAGGGGCAAGCCTTATTTACGATGCCTGTTTCTTAGCTGGATTGCGTCAAATAAATACGTTTGATGAGTACGGAAATGCTCAAACGGCCTGGCGCCCTAAGTTTATTTACCATTTTACGCAGGACCGATACATCAAACCTGACTTTGTTGTAGATATTACCCCTTATTGGAAAAAGAAAGAGGAAACGATCCGAGCATTTAGAAGCCAATTTTATGACCCAAGCAGTCAGGAGCCTAATAGCTACATTTCCTCACCGGAGTTCTTAGAATTTGTAGAAGCAAGATCCAGAGAGCACGGACACTATATAGGAGTAAAGTATGGGGAAGGTTTTACTACCCGTCGAATACTTGGAGTAGACAGTTTATGGTCGCTTATTTAA
- a CDS encoding M23 family metallopeptidase, whose product MKAKFAYLFVLLSISCFSGLQAQEKGLFKRNPKIKPNKAEEPKVSTPVIKPQKDELEEFESTTPKMRFSSQFEPVKEVNPTVADDTTGTIDEGETTVAEIIDSVQVGDDWVQVADYYTIWDSRTIDPYNLNPLEFEDNVTLRLYDPGKGRFWNLPTSETKVTSQFGPRWGRWHEGMDLDLNTGDPVYSTYDGIVRVVAYNGNGYGRFVLVRHYNGLETLYGHLSKTTVEIGQLVKAGDMVGLGGNTGRSYGDHLHYENRYEGNPFSPAWIWDFPGQTIRNERFVLSPRVWDHLRGGKAYDSEFEDINKAAVKRTVLHRVRRGETLDSIATKYGMSASELAQKNRIRLSARLRIGQKLRVK is encoded by the coding sequence ATGAAAGCCAAATTTGCTTACTTGTTTGTCCTCCTTTCCATTAGTTGCTTTTCAGGCTTGCAGGCACAGGAAAAGGGGTTATTTAAACGTAACCCTAAAATCAAGCCCAACAAAGCAGAAGAGCCTAAAGTAAGTACTCCTGTCATTAAACCTCAAAAAGACGAACTGGAAGAATTTGAATCGACAACGCCTAAAATGCGTTTTTCAAGCCAATTCGAACCCGTCAAAGAAGTAAACCCCACTGTGGCCGACGATACAACCGGCACAATCGACGAAGGAGAAACCACCGTAGCTGAAATCATTGATTCGGTACAGGTTGGCGATGATTGGGTTCAGGTAGCCGACTACTACACGATTTGGGACTCAAGAACCATTGATCCCTACAACCTGAACCCCTTGGAATTTGAAGATAATGTTACCCTTCGATTGTATGATCCGGGAAAGGGACGGTTCTGGAATCTTCCGACGAGTGAGACTAAAGTAACTTCTCAATTTGGCCCACGGTGGGGGAGATGGCACGAAGGAATGGATTTGGACCTGAACACCGGCGACCCCGTATACAGTACATACGATGGCATTGTCCGAGTCGTTGCTTATAATGGTAATGGCTATGGAAGGTTTGTACTTGTACGTCATTATAATGGCCTCGAAACATTATATGGACACTTATCAAAAACCACCGTAGAAATTGGCCAACTTGTCAAAGCGGGCGATATGGTTGGATTGGGAGGAAATACAGGAAGAAGCTACGGTGATCACCTTCATTATGAGAATCGCTACGAAGGAAATCCCTTTAGCCCTGCTTGGATATGGGATTTTCCCGGACAAACGATTCGTAACGAACGTTTTGTGTTATCACCACGTGTTTGGGATCACCTCCGAGGAGGAAAAGCGTATGACAGTGAGTTTGAAGATATAAATAAAGCTGCGGTAAAACGTACTGTTCTGCATCGCGTACGCCGAGGAGAAACACTTGATTCCATTGCCACTAAATATGGCATGTCTGCCTCTGAGTTGGCACAAAAGAACCGTATTCGGTTAAGTGCACGCCTGCGCATAGGACAAAAGCTTCGTGTAAAATAA
- the trxB gene encoding thioredoxin-disulfide reductase codes for MSSEKVSCLIVGSGPAGYTAAIYASRAGLKPVLYTGGQPGGQLTITTEVDNYPGYPEGVQGPQMMMDFEAQARRFGSDIRYGLATKVDFSDPTLHKVWIDNDHLIESSAVIIATGASAKWLGLESEQRLNGHGVSACAVCDGFFFRNQVVAIVGGGDTACEEASYLSKLCKKVYMIVRRDELRASQIMQDRVKSLPNIEILWNTETEEIIGNGEVTGARIRNIKTGESTVLEVTGFFVAIGHQPNTDIFKEYIEMDGAGYIQTIKGSTKTNIEGVFACGDAQDNIYRQAITAAGTGCMAALDAERYLAEKGLH; via the coding sequence ATGTCTTCAGAAAAAGTTTCCTGTTTAATAGTAGGTTCAGGCCCTGCAGGGTATACAGCAGCCATTTATGCATCTCGTGCCGGGTTAAAACCGGTCTTATACACAGGGGGGCAACCTGGCGGACAATTGACCATCACTACGGAGGTGGATAATTATCCGGGGTATCCTGAAGGAGTGCAGGGCCCTCAAATGATGATGGATTTTGAAGCGCAGGCGCGTCGTTTTGGAAGTGATATTCGATACGGGCTTGCTACTAAAGTAGATTTTTCAGACCCAACGCTTCATAAAGTTTGGATCGATAATGATCACCTTATTGAATCTTCGGCTGTCATTATTGCCACCGGAGCCTCGGCTAAATGGTTAGGCTTAGAGTCAGAGCAGCGCCTCAACGGTCATGGGGTATCAGCCTGTGCCGTTTGTGACGGGTTCTTCTTTCGTAATCAGGTGGTGGCCATTGTTGGAGGAGGAGATACTGCGTGTGAAGAAGCCAGTTATCTGTCAAAGCTTTGTAAAAAAGTCTACATGATTGTTCGGCGGGATGAACTTCGTGCTTCGCAGATCATGCAGGATCGCGTGAAATCATTGCCTAACATCGAAATACTTTGGAATACTGAAACCGAAGAGATCATTGGCAACGGCGAAGTGACGGGCGCGAGGATTCGTAATATCAAAACAGGGGAGTCAACTGTACTGGAGGTGACCGGATTTTTTGTTGCCATCGGGCATCAGCCCAACACCGATATTTTTAAAGAATACATTGAGATGGATGGAGCGGGATATATCCAAACCATCAAAGGAAGTACTAAGACAAATATTGAAGGTGTATTTGCCTGCGGCGATGCACAGGATAATATTTATCGCCAGGCCATAACGGCTGCGGGCACCGGTTGCATGGCTGCGTTGGATGCAGAACGTTATTTGGCGGAGAAAGGCTTACACTAA